The Fusarium fujikuroi IMI 58289 draft genome, chromosome FFUJ_chr05 DNA segment CCCTCAGATCTCCGAAACTCCAAGATAGAAAGCGCTGACCAATGCATTAGGGACTGTACCCTTTCCCGCTAAAGGACGGCCTAGTGCCCTTGTCCGATGGAGCTGGCATCGTTGTCGCCGTGGGCTCTCGTGTAAGCCGTTTTACTGTCGGCGACCGGGTTGCAACTTTGTTCCACCAGCACCGCCTCGCAGGGCCCCTCGACTCTAGAGGCCTGCATAGTAGTCTAGGGGGCGCTTATGATGGCGTACTACGAGAGTATGCAGCATTTTCGGAGGAGGGCCTTGTTAGTGTTCCAGGCAATTTGAGCTTGCTTGAGGCTGCGTCTTTGCCATGTGCTGCCCTGACAGCCTGGAGTGCCCTTTATGGGCTTGAGGGCCGGGCATTGAAGCCAGGCGATGTCGTCCTCACTGAAGGTACAGGCGGTGTCAGCAGCTTTGCTGTCCAGGTGCGGTCCTATGAAACTAGCAAAATACTCTAAGCATTGTGAAACTAATTTTCTCCAAGTTTGCCAAAGCAGCCGGTGCCAAAGTCGTTTCAACAACTTCGACAGCTGACAAGGCAGAAAGGCTCAAGGAACTGGGTGCAGACCACGTCATCAACTACAATGAGAACCCCAATTGGGGGCAGATAGCAAAGAACTTGACACCCAATAACGAAGGCGTTTCCATCGTCGTCGAGGTTGGGGGGCCGTCAACTGCTAGAGAGGTATGCTAAGCTTACATCCCAAGAAATTCCTTTTCAAGGTACAATCGGGATCTGACTCGAGAACTTTGTTGATAGGCGCTCGATGCTGTGAAGCGCGAAGGGCTGATCTCAATGGTGGGCTCCATAGGCAGCTTTACTTCGCCCGGAAGCGATGCGAAGGCGCCGACTTTTCTTGACGCCATCTACAGCTCTTGCACGGTACGGGCTGTCGCTGTTGGTTCAAGACTTCAGTTCGAGGAAATGAACCGTGCCATCGAAGCAAATGATATTCACCCCGTCCTGGATGAGCGCGTCTTCGAGCTGGATCAGGCGCGAGAGGCCTACCAGTATCTCTGGGATCAGAAGCATTTTGGCAAGGTCGTTCTGAGAATTGTCCACTAGATTCTATTTTAGAGTTATTTAGATCGCTTACAGGTCTTCCATAGTCTGACTGTATCCCAGGAATTAACACCAAGGTGGTTTTAGTTTTCTCAACATTAACTTGATATTTTCCACGTCCCTTCTGTCGACCTACACCTAACTTCAACTACCTAGAGAAGACGAGTTGTTCGGCCATGTCCGAAATGGTCGTTTTGCAAAAATGCATGCTGTGTCATGTTGTCCATGATGCTAGCATCTATCACACGGTGCTCTCCTGGTTGCTTTTCTTCAGTGGCCAGAAGTATCAAACCACTGGTGAACACTGAGCGATCCCACTTCACCGGCTGTATGAAGAGATAGTGGCTCGCTTTCTTTAGTCTGCGACGTATGGTGAATTCCATGTCAACATCAAAAGGCGTCTCTGTTGGGTATGAATACACCGTGTAAAGCTCCGTGCCCGCAGCAAAGTATTCGCTGTTGTCATCATCCGCAATCTTCATTCTGACCGGAAAAGCAGCAACGACCATTGCACCTTCAGAGATGTGCGGATGTGCCGCGTTTATACCTGCTCCAATCATCGAATATTCTCGCTGGGCGCACATGCTAGGCAACCAACTCCTATTGGCGACAGGGTCTTGACGTGTGCTGGTCAATAGGATATTTGCCCCGAGAGCGCCGGTGCCAATAATCCTCTCCACAAGTTGCGTAGGGTCGATCCTGTAATCTACAGCCGGAAGCTTGTCCGATGCCATGGAGAACAGGCTGTAGTACTCATCCAACTCCAGAGTGGCTTCTCGCCCACGAATCTTATCCAAAAGCACTGCCAAGGGGCGCTTGCAGGCGTTCGCGTCAAGGATGGTACCGTGAATCGAACATCTAATTATTGCCCTCTGATATATAGATTCCTCTGTTGGGTCTGCTATCGTTGCTGACATGGCGACCAAGGTTGTCTTGTCCGTATGGCCTATTTCCATAGCGAGGTGGGGGAGAGtgtttatatagctattgcCAAATGGTGAACTGCATAAAATGCCCACAAGTTGTGAAGAGTCGATCAGAGGTGCCGATTCTTGACCTGTCCAAAAGGTGCATTGCTTGCTCATGATGGCTTCTTGCAATGTCCAGCAGCGCTTTCTCCACTCGCAGCTCTCCCATATCTGCTTGACCTGCTGAACTAGCTCTGGACTGTAGATTCGGACTTTAGGACCCTCGGCCTCCAGCTGCGCCATTTCAAGTGGAAATGGCATGCCAGGAAGGATTAGTGTATGCTCGGCGTTAGAGTAGTAGTCCTTCATCTTGGGCACCTCGGTTTCTTTGTCCTCATAGCTGTCTTGGTCTATGCACAAGCGGTCGACCCAGTAGTACCGATGCTTCAATACTTCGTGGAACTTCGCGATGATCCTTTCCAAGTCTCCAGAGTCGTACGACTTCCAAGGGTATGAGAGTGCTATGTAGCTCTCTACAGGCTCATCCGCAGGTCTAGTCACTATCCTATCTTTGAGATGCGCCTCGCTGCTCCGCAAAGCGTCGTAAAATCTCCGAGGTGTGACCTTGACCTCAGATATACGCGCTCCTTTGTCTGCTTCTGCTAGTCCCCCGGGTAGGAGACAACCGCATGACCCTCGATGGACCTCGCTCCTCGGGGCCACGGCATAGTATGGTACAACCCTCGAGACGAGCCCTTGCAGACGATCCAACGTTAGAGGCTGACTACCGCCGCATAGTCTATCAAGCGGCAGAAACGGAAGGACAGGTGCCGCAATCTGCAGTTTGTTGGTGTCGTTAATCTCGGCCTCCAGACTGTTCAAGAGCTCGTCCTGAACCTCTGATCTCGCTTTTACTAGAGCCTCTCCCATCTCCGAATGGGCGCCAAGGAACTCCACACGCTCTAGTGCGATGGCAATGATACTGAAGACTTTagccaagatgatgaagctgtcgCAATTCCACGCCGGGGGCAGCTGCACCAGGGTTCTGTTCGTGTTCTCTTCCAGCACCACCTGCGTTACCCGGCCTGGAGATGGCGTTTTGATCAGTAGCCCCAAGCTCAGCATAAATGAGGTACCGACGCCGTTGGAATCAAGGCACACAGGGGATAGGATCGACCGAGGTCAGGTCCGCCCTCTTCCTATTTTTGCCAGGAATTTTCCGCGATTCCCAACTTCCCTTGTTCTCTTCGACATTCGTGGGGTCATCAGAATCATCATCAGATTCTTCATCTGTGAAGGTTATGCGCAATCGACAGCCACGTGGTTTAGACGTCCACGATGAATCCGTCTGCATCGTGTGAGCAATCTCTTCGTCGGTCAAGACGCCGCATATACGCGGCCATGACATCAATCCCTTGATATCGGAATGAGGCCCGGGAGACTCTGGGCCGCTGCGAGGAAGCATGAGATTGCAGTAGCGAACGTCGTCGATTTCGCCGTTGCGCTGAACACAAACTCGCATGTTGCGGTCGAATGGATCGTAGTCCGACATGTTAGTTGTCCTCTCGTATTTTTTTTGCTGTAGTGTTAAGTTggtataagctataaaagtcGAAGTTTTATGCTGCTCTAATATAATGGTGTTTTATGGCAATAGGCACGAAGTATTAAAGAGGTAAAATAAGCCAGGTAAAACTAAATACAAATTTGCGGTGTGAGATTGTGGAGTGTGATTTGTATATATAACTCACTACATTATGGGTAACCTGGCTTACGAGATGAGTAAATCATACCATTCTTAAGGCTTGGCATCACCCCTACGCCCGAAGAGGGATTACAGGGATACGCAAGAGTGGATTGATTCGAGGCAAAATGTTAGATCTACATAAGACCACTTCTTACTTCAAGCGTGTAGCTCTGATTCAGAAAACAGAACATGTAGATATATACACAATTAACTCTTCTGATGAACAGGTACGCCTTGAATCACAGCGTCTTTCTCACTTCCCTCCGATCCTAGGCTCATACCCAgcttgatggcttcagccTCGGTAAAGGACCCGAAGTAGTCCATGTCGTCAACAAGTCCTAGGCCAGGAGGCGGAAACACACGGTTTATAAGGTAATGCGCAGTGAATGAAATGGCAAATCCGAGAGGGAACGCCAGATAAAATAGTTCATGCCAGGCCTCCCCCACCTTGACTTTGTCGGGAGTTACCCCGGCAGCAAATCCAGGCAACTGAGTCGCAAAGCCAAGGAACCAAGCAATGAAGCTTCTTAGGTTGAAGCCACCAGTGAAGTAATAAATGCTGGTAGGGCCAGGGCTGTAGAGATCGGATAATTTGAGACGGCGTGAACGAATCAGCCAGTAATCACAGACCTGAATGCCAATGATCGGCCCAAGAAAGACACTGTACGCAGACAGGACGGAGATGAAGACGCTGgctgaagaaagaagctcCCATGGGCACATGGCAACACTCAAGACTAGAGCAATGAAAGCGCCTCGCCTGATGTTGATGTATGAGCTGACGAGACCGGCGAGATCCATACCAGCGCTGTATGCGTTGTCAACGACGTTGATGGCGATCTGGCACATTACGAGGCCCAAGCCAGCAAAGAACGCTGCGGCTCTTGAACCAGATGAGTAGTCTCTGTCGAGCCACTGTTGGCAGATTAGGGCTTCATAGTTGATACACGGTTAGTGGTGATGGGTAAACGAGAGGGCACTAGAGTTGAACTTACGGGGATTCCAGATGGCCTCGCCCCAGATACCTTGTGTAGCTGATGCTGCGAGGCATCCAAAGAGAGGAAATAGTGTGCCGAAAAAGCTGCAGATGTATAAGTTGCTGCCCTTTCAAATCCCAGCGATTTATGGTAACTTACATGATGGAAAACCACTGCCCGAACACTTGATCACCAGGCTTCTGAGCAAACCGAGTGTAATCATTTGCATTAGTCAGTCCAACTGCAATGCCACCGATGACAGTCGTTACACCAGATGTGATAGCCCAGCCAAGATCATGAGAGCTCATTGGCGTTGCACTCTCCGAAAGGAGAGGGCCACCTCCTTTGGCTTCAACTAGAGACCAAATCATAATCGAGATGAGCGTGACCGATGCAATGATGTTAAAAATAAGGAGAACCctcttgatcttgtgagGATGGATCCAGAGAACTGGAATCATGGAGACATTGAAAAGAATCCAGCCAACGAACTGCTTTGTGTCAAGATGGGACGATGCAGGAAATACGTTTCCTAGTCTCTGGAAGCTGGGAAACATGGCTGATAAGATGACGGAAATGCAAAGACCGCCTGTCCACGACTGCACAGAGAACCAGACTAGACTAAGGATAATCCTCTGGACGATGGCGATAAAGGATCCGTATGGGCCCCAGATATATCTTGAAACGACAGGGAAGCCGATGTGCCATTCGGCGCCAGTGTAGCCATTGAAGATTGCGACCaagctgatgatgacctTGCCGATCAAGGTAGCTATAACGACTTGCCAGACGCTGAGGCCGGTGGCGACAAGAGAAGCGCCCAGCTGCCAGTTGGATACTACATGGAAGTCAGCTTATACATAAATTTATAGAAGTTGAGAGTGATGGCTTACTGGCGACCTGGTTCACCAAccagaaagatataaatGTCATGGTGTTCCATGTTCGACGCTCTGGCTCCAAGGGACGGATGTCGTCATTGATCCAGACATTGGAGACGGCTCTATCTGCGCTGGGCAGTCTCATCCAGGTCAAGATGGCTTTTAGGGACATATTGGCAGGATGGTCCTTGACGTCGGAGCTGTAACAGTTACTCTGACCATTTCGGATTACAACACGGTTTGTGGGTTCTCATTCATTTTATGAGGTCTCTTATCATTATTGGTGTCTTAGAGATAAGCAAGCACCCATTGCCACTACCATCCGGTTGGGTTACATTGTGCGATGTTCGAAAAGAGGGGTTCCAACGCGACAGATAATGATTTGGTGCCATCTTGTGCTACCTAAAGTTGAGCCTTGCGTAACGCTGTTCCAGAAAAAGGACTCATATCCGGTAGATGAGACCTGGGGCCCGGATGCCGGAACCAAACTGTCGTATCACATCTGGCTTGCCGACCAGGTGGCATTGCAATTAGAAGACAAATTATCCGATTTGTTGTTAAAGTATGGACAGACCAAGATAAGTTATAGATAGAGAGGTAATTCATGTAGCCCGACATCAACTGCCGTTTCGGCATTCCCGATTCAGAAATGCCGCGGCATTTAGCCTGAtaattgatgatgatcaacACACTCGCATCGTTTCAACCCGACCAAAGTTGACCGAAGATAGGGGAACCACTTGCTCGGGACAATTGCACCGTTTGAGCAAGCAAGAGAGTTCAGAGATGTTCGTCTAAATTAACCCCGCAACGTTATCTTCGAGATGCGAGAGATATCGTGGTAGAAACCCCGCAGATGCATGAAACCTCGCGATTTGTCAATGTAACCTAACCGTATTGCTCCACTTTCTATGGTAGCAATGAAGCAAGAGACGATCTTTATATGAGAAAAGCGTCGACTATCCTCATTTGTAAATTTATTGTCAGGAGTTAACTACACAAGCGTCAAATTTCGAGTTCCAAACCCTGCCCGTCATGACTCTAAGTAAATCTGTTCGCATAGGAGTCGACGTCGGTGGTACCAATACCGATGCCGTCGCCATAGACGTCGCCCTCGCTGCTCAAGGCGATACCCAACGTGGCGTCGTCGCTTTTAAGAAAACTCCCACCACGCCAGATGCGACTGCTGGAATCGAGACTGCTATTAGAGCTGTCATTGACGCTGGCAACATAGTTCCCCAGCGGATAGCGAGCATCACAGTCGGCACAACACACTTTATCAATGCAGTCGTGGAGAGAGATGCACGGCGACTTCAAAAGGTCGGCGTCTTGAGACTGTCACGTTCGTTTCTGCGTGAAGTTCCGCCCTTCTCAGACTTTCCGCCCGATCTCGCAGCTATCATCAAAGGATATTGCGGCATCATCGATGGAGGCCTGCATATTGATGGGTCTCAGGAAGCACCTATCAGAGAGGAGAAAGTAGTGGCCGAAtgcgagaagatcaaggcagAGAATCTGAAAGCTGTTGTGATCGCCGGCGTCTTTTCTCCAATTGACGAAGTGTTCAAGCAAGAGAGCCGTGTTAGAGATATCATCCTACGAGAAATTCCAGGAATCGATGTCGTTTGTTCTCATGAGGTGGCGAATATTGGCTTCCTAGAGCGTGAAAACGCCAGTATCCTCAATGCCGCTATACTTCAGTATGCTCGAAAAACAATGAGGAGGTTcaaccaagccaagaagaagctcaacctGGCATGTCCACTGTTCATTACTCAGAACGACGGAACTACTCTTgacgctgcagctgcagccagGATACCGATTAGGACCTTTGCATCTGGAGCAACCAACTCGATGAGAGGAGCTGCGTATTTGGCAGGTATCGATGCTGGCGGGAACTCTTCTGCCATCGTTGTGGATATTGGCGGAACGACAGCTGATATTGGCGTGATCCTACCAAGCGGACTTCCAAGACAAGCCTCTGCCTATGTCACAGTCGCCGGTGTGAGGGTGAATTATTCAATGCCTCATCTGCACTCCGTTGGACTTGGTGGGGGTTCACTCGTGCGCAGCGTCGATGGAAAAGTCAAAGTCGGCCCTGAGTCGGTTGGCCACtatcttgttgaagaggctCTTGTTTTTGGTGGCAATACATGCACGGCATCTGATATCGCTGTCGCCCTAGGCAGAGCAGATATGGGTGATAAGAGCAGACTTGCGGAGCTGAAACCTGAGTTTGTCCAATCTGCAAAAGACTGCATCAAGACTCTACTCGATGGCGCTGTCGATGTCATTAAGACCGCTGCTGATCCTCTTCCCGTCCTTCTGGTAGGCGGAGGTGCTGTGCTAGCACCGGAGGATATCTCAGGTGCCTCAAGGGTCATCCTCCCCCCGTTCCATGATGTGGCGAATGCCATTGGTGCTGCTATCTCTCGAGTCAGCGGTGACGTTGATATTGTCCAGAGCACAGCCCACCAGACGGAGTCGCAGGCTCTTGAGCGCGCAAAGACGATGGCCATCGAAAGAGCCATTCAAGCTGGTGCCATGCCCGAGAGTATCACCATGGCGAATGTGGAGAGTATTCCGTTGCAATACGTATCTCATCAGGTTCGAACCATTGTCAAAGCAGTGGGAGATGTTGACTTCAAGGGTTATGTATCAGAACTGGAGCTCGAGgctgttgacgatgacgacgaagtCAGTGAAAAACCTGAAGGGCAAAAGAATCGAGCTGTCAAGACTATAGAAGATATCCCGGTTGATCCTTTCACATACACTCCTACCATCAAGGTCAGCGATGAGGGCGTCCCTGAATGGATACTCAATGAAACAGATCTGGCTTGGCTGGCTGATGGATGTTATGTGCTCGGCTGCGCGGGTGGTGGCACTCCAGCTCCTAGCTTCATCCAACTGCGGGATATCATACGACAAGGCCATACTATTCGCATCATCGACCAGTCTTCCCTAAAGGATGATGCCCTCATCTACTGGGGCGGCCATATGGGATCTCCTGCCGTGTCGGTAGAGCGGCTACAATCGACCGAGACAGTCGAAGCATTCAATGTGCTGATGGAGTATCTCGGCCATAAAAGTATTGATGCCGTCATGGGACTAGAGATTGGCGGTGCCAACGGCATGGAACCGATGTTGGTAGGCTCATCGCGGTTCTTCGATGCGCCTGTAATTGACGGCGACTGGATGGGCCGAGCATATCCTACATACTGGCAGACTACACTCGCGGTACATAAACCGCTAGAGCTCGTTCCCTGTGCTATTGATTCAGGTGATGGCAAGAGTATCATCATGACTCGAGCGCCAGACGACGAGATTGTTGATAGAGCATTGAGAGCGTCGTGTTCCGAGATGGGAAGCCGAGTCGGCATGGCTGCCAAACCCACCACCACTGACAACGTGCGGCGATATGGTGTATTGAATACCTGCTCTCTTGCTTGGAGGATAGGCAGATGCATTGCCCGCAGTGTTTACAGTAACCAGCTCTCAACAGTCGCAGAGTCCATCATCGAAGAGGCTGGCGGGTTGAAGTCAGCCAGGGTGCTATTTCGAGGAAAGATTGTAGAAGTCGAGAGAAGACTATACAAAGGGCACTCGCACGGCGCTCTACGTATTGAAGCATTCGATGAGTATGTCGAAGAGGACGGTGGATCAGAGCGTATGACACCTGTAGTCTCAGGAGGAACATTGCGAATCCCATTCAAGAACGAGAACATTCTCGCTGAGCACACCTCTGCTGACGGGTCTGAAACCAAGATCATCGCCTCAGTCCCCGACCTCATTGCTGTGCTTGATAATGGCTCTGGTAAAGCACTGGGTGTTCCAGAGTTCAAATACGGTTATAGAGTAACGGTCCTGGGCATCACGTGCTCACCGCAGTGGACGAGAACACCTTCTGGTATTGAGATTGGAGGACCGAAAGCATTTGGCTACGATGATGTTGTATATAAGCCTCTTGGGGAGTACGTGGAACCTGTGAGTGTGATTAGAGAATATGCTTAATCTGAGATGCATGTATTAGAACCGCATCGAGGTAGTGGAGGCCATAGCTTCGCCCGAATCACCGGACGAGTTTGTCATAATTGGATTTCTAAGCAAAGAGAAACGAACCTGGGATTGGAGGGAAACTAAAATGCATGGCATTAAAACCTGTGGATCCAGGCGTCGTGCGGAGACAATAAACGTTAACTTTATGTAAATGAAGTTATTGTTAGCTACCTGCAGTGACCTACAACTTGTGATCCTTGTATCAAAAGGCAAGGTATAAAAGAAGGTTGCAAATCTTGACAAGTATCCGCGACTAGTATACTGTAACAGTTTTTACCTCATCGAAACCTCATCAATGGCTCAACCGAagaatatccttattattGGTGGCACAGGAACGATCGGCGGATATATCGCCCTAGAGGCTCATTCCCGCGGCTACGCCGTGACCATTAGTGGTCGCAAGACAGTTAAAGACATTTCCAGGCATCAACTCAGCCTCCCTCCGCTGACTGTGACAATGCACGTCTGACTCACGGTTCGAAGTGTTGTACAGCTCCGAAGATTAGCAAGCATGGCGGAGAAGGGCCTTGCTATTGACTACAGCTCCCTTGCGCCAACGACCGAGATTCGTATACTTACTCTCGAGCGTGGAAGAGGTGATGATCCGATTGTATGCACCCTCCGACCTGCGACACGAGATGGAGCAGAATACCATGCTCTGTCATATGAATGTGAAGACGAAAGCAAGAATGATCATTTCATCACTGTCGATGGCTGCCCCGTTCAAATTCGCATGAACCTCTATGATGCCCTGAAGAACATAAGAAAACCAACCGAAGACCAGCGGCTCCGGGTGGATGCAATATGTATCAACCAGTCAGACGTCCAAGAGAAGAGCCAGCAAGTCGCCATGATGGGCGAGATATTTACAAACGCAGTCGGTGTCAT contains these protein-coding regions:
- a CDS encoding related to alcohol dehydrogenase; protein product: MVPQTQKQWVVRGSNGFDSLEFQTECPIPSIGDLDVLIQIHAVSLNFRDLIITKGLYPFPLKDGLVPLSDGAGIVVAVGSRVSRFTVGDRVATLFHQHRLAGPLDSRGLHSSLGGAYDGVLREYAAFSEEGLVSVPGNLSLLEAASLPCAALTAWSALYGLEGRALKPGDVVLTEGTGGVSSFAVQFAKAAGAKVVSTTSTADKAERLKELGADHVINYNENPNWGQIAKNLTPNNEGVSIVVEVGGPSTAREALDAVKREGLISMVGSIGSFTSPGSDAKAPTFLDAIYSSCTVRAVAVGSRLQFEEMNRAIEANDIHPVLDERVFELDQAREAYQYLWDQKHFGKVVLRIVH
- a CDS encoding related to D-amino acid hydantoin hydrolase (hydantoinase) — its product is MTLSKSVRIGVDVGGTNTDAVAIDVALAAQGDTQRGVVAFKKTPTTPDATAGIETAIRAVIDAGNIVPQRIASITVGTTHFINAVVERDARRLQKVGVLRLSRSFLREVPPFSDFPPDLAAIIKGYCGIIDGGLHIDGSQEAPIREEKVVAECEKIKAENLKAVVIAGVFSPIDEVFKQESRVRDIILREIPGIDVVCSHEVANIGFLERENASILNAAILQYARKTMRRFNQAKKKLNLACPLFITQNDGTTLDAAAAARIPIRTFASGATNSMRGAAYLAGIDAGGNSSAIVVDIGGTTADIGVILPSGLPRQASAYVTVAGVRVNYSMPHLHSVGLGGGSLVRSVDGKVKVGPESVGHYLVEEALVFGGNTCTASDIAVALGRADMGDKSRLAELKPEFVQSAKDCIKTLLDGAVDVIKTAADPLPVLLVGGGAVLAPEDISGASRVILPPFHDVANAIGAAISRVSGDVDIVQSTAHQTESQALERAKTMAIERAIQAGAMPESITMANVESIPLQYVSHQVRTIVKAVGDVDFKGYVSELELEAVDDDDEVSEKPEGQKNRAVKTIEDIPVDPFTYTPTIKVSDEGVPEWILNETDLAWLADGCYVLGCAGGGTPAPSFIQLRDIIRQGHTIRIIDQSSLKDDALIYWGGHMGSPAVSVERLQSTETVEAFNVLMEYLGHKSIDAVMGLEIGGANGMEPMLVGSSRFFDAPVIDGDWMGRAYPTYWQTTLAVHKPLELVPCAIDSGDGKSIIMTRAPDDEIVDRALRASCSEMGSRVGMAAKPTTTDNVRRYGVLNTCSLAWRIGRCIARSVYSNQLSTVAESIIEEAGGLKSARVLFRGKIVEVERRLYKGHSHGALRIEAFDEYVEEDGGSERMTPVVSGGTLRIPFKNENILAEHTSADGSETKIIASVPDLIAVLDNGSGKALGVPEFKYGYRVTVLGITCSPQWTRTPSGIEIGGPKAFGYDDVVYKPLGEYVEPVSVIREYA
- a CDS encoding related to uracil permease, with amino-acid sequence MSLKAILTWMRLPSADRAVSNVWINDDIRPLEPERRTWNTMTFISFWLVNQVAISNWQLGASLVATGLSVWQVVIATLIGKVIISLVAIFNGYTGAEWHIGFPVVSRYIWGPYGSFIAIVQRIILSLVWFSVQSWTGGLCISVILSAMFPSFQRLGNVFPASSHLDTKQFVGWILFNVSMIPVLWIHPHKIKRVLLIFNIIASVTLISIMIWSLVEAKGGGPLLSESATPMSSHDLGWAITSGVTTVIGGIAVGLTNANDYTRFAQKPGDQVFGQWFSIIFFGTLFPLFGCLAASATQGIWGEAIWNPPLICQQWLDRDYSSGSRAAAFFAGLGLVMCQIAINVVDNAYSAGMDLAGLVSSYINIRRGAFIALVLSVAMCPWELLSSASVFISVLSAYSVFLGPIIGIQVCDYWLIRSRRLKLSDLYSPGPTSIYYFTGGFNLRSFIAWFLGFATQLPGFAAGVTPDKVKVGEAWHELFYLAFPLGFAISFTAHYLINRVFPPPGLGLVDDMDYFGSFTEAEAIKLGMSLGSEGSEKDAVIQGVPVHQKS